The following proteins are co-located in the Palaemon carinicauda isolate YSFRI2023 chromosome 3, ASM3689809v2, whole genome shotgun sequence genome:
- the LOC137635478 gene encoding cell surface glycoprotein 1-like, which produces MRRASRDSRPTATTIPPNCHSHSDRNPANSHSHIDHNPVNSHSHRDHNPSKIKIAITPTIPSESHSYSHHNFSIFPSYSNHNPSKFPSHSDHNPSKSPFYSDLNSSKFPYNSDHNPSNPLPPANSILLNSLPTATPIPPNSLPTATIIPPNFLPLATTIPTSIPPNSLPTTATIPSNSLSTATTITPNSFPAATPFPPNSLPTATPIPPNSHPTATEIPPNSLSIATTIPPNFLPTTTTCPPNSLPTATTIPPNSCFPINPNPSKFPSHHDHNPSKFPSHHDHNPSKFPTHNDHNPFKFPCHSDHYPSKFPSYSNSNSSAFFSHCDHSPSKFPSRTTTIPPNSLPAATTIPLNLNPIPTTTPPNSLPTATTNPPNSLPTATTITPNSYSHSDPMPSKFPSHHDHNPCRFPSHSNHNPSKFPSHRDHNPSRFPSRSDHNPSKFLSHSTIPPKSLPTVNTIPSNFLPTATTVPPNSLPSATTVPPNFHLTGTSIPPNSSHHSDHNPPKFPSHCDHNPSKFPSHSDHNPSKFPSHSDNNPSKFYLHSDHNPFKFPSHSYSDSSKFSSHHDHSSSKFPSHSVHNPSKFPSHYDYNPSKFPSHRNHNPSKFPFPQRPQSLQILFPPRPQSLLISFPPRPQSLQIPITTATPIPPNSLPTPTTIPPDFLPTVTTIPPNSHSHSDPNPSKFSSHRDHNPSRFPFRSDHNPSKFLSHSNHNPSKYSSQSDHNPSKFPSHSDQSSPKFPFPPRPLSLQNPIPQHPQSLQIPFPLRPQSLQIPFSL; this is translated from the exons ATGCGCAGAGCTAGCAGGGATAGTCGTCCCACGg CGACCACAATCCCTCCTAATTGCCATTCCCACAGTGATCGCAATCCCGCCAACTCCCATTCCCACATAGACCACAATCCCGTCAACTCCCATTCCCACAGAGACCACAATCCCTCAAAAATCAAAATTGCCATAACGCCCACAATCCCTTCGGAATCCCATTCTTATAGTCACCATAATTTCTCCATATTCCCTTCCTACAGCAACCACAATCCCTCCAAATTCCCTTCCCACAGCGACCACAATCCCTCCAAATCCCCTTTTTACAGCGACCTCAATTCCTCCAAATTCCCTTACAACAGTGACCACAATCCCTCAAATCCCCTTCCCCCAGCAAACTCAATCCTTCTAAATTCCCTTCCCACAGCAACCCCAATCCCTCCAAATTCCCTTCCCACAGCGACCATAATCCCTCCAAATTTCCTTCCCCTAGCGACCACAATCC CTACCTCAATCCCTCCAAATTCCCTTCCCACAACGGCTACAATTCCTTCAAATTCCCTTTCTACAGCGACTACAATCACTCCGAATTCCTTTCCTGCAGCAACTCCATTCCCTCCAAATTCCCTTCCCACTGCAACCCCAATCCCTCCAAATTCCCATCCCACAGCGACCGAAATCCCTCCAAATTCCCTTTCCATAGCGACCACAATCCCTCCAAATTTCCTTCCCACAACGACCACATGCCCTCCAAATTCCCTTCCCACTGCGACCACAATCCCTCCAAATTCATGTTTCCCCATCAACCCCAATCCCTCCAAATTCCCTTCTCACCACGACCACAATCCCTCCAAATTCCCTTCCCACCACGACCACAATCCCTCCAAATTTCCTACCCACAACGACCACAATCCATTCAAATTCCCTTGCCACAGCGACCACTATCCCTCCAAATTCCCTTCCTACAGCAACTCCAATTCCTCCGCATTCTTTTCCCACTGCGACCACAGCCCCTCCAAATTCCCATCCCGCACGACCACAATTCCTCCAAATTCCCTTCCCGCAGCGACCACAATCCCTCTAAATTTAAATCCCATTCCGACCACAACCCCTCCAAATTCCCTCCCCACTGCGACCACAAACCCTCCAAATTCCCTCCCCACCGCGACCACAATCACTCCAAATTCCTATTCCCACAGCGACCCCATGCCTTCCAAATTCCCTTCCCATCACGACCACAATCCCTGCAGATTTCCTTCCCACAGCAACCACAATCCCTCCAAATTCCCTTCCCACCGCGACCACAATCCCTCCAGATTTCCTTCCCGTAGTGACCACAATCCCTCCAAATTCCTGTCACACAGCACAATCCCTCCAAAGTCTCTTCCCACTGTGAACACAATCCCTTCAAATTTCCTTCCCACAGCGACCACAGTTCCTCCAAATTCCCTCCCCTCTGCGACCACAGTCCCTCCAAATTTCCATCTCACAGGGACCTCAATTCCTCCAAATTCCTCTCACCACAGTGACCACAATCCCCCCAAATTCCCTTCCCATTGCGACCACAATCCCTCCAAATTTCCTTCCCACAGCGACCACAATCCCTCCAAATTCCCCTCCCACAGTGACAATAATCCCTCCAAATTCTATCTCCACAGCGACCACAATCCCTTCAAATTCCCTTCCCACAGCTACTCAGATAGCTCCAAATTCTCTTCCCACCACGACCACAGTTCCTCCAAATTCCCATCCCACAGCGTCCACAATCCCTCCAAATTCCCTTCCCATTACGACTACAATCCCTCGAAATTCCCTTCCCACCGCAATCACAATCCCTCCAAATTCCCATTCCCACAGCGACCCCAATCCCTCCAAATTCTCTTCCCACCCCGACCACAATCCCTCCTGATTTCCTTCCCACCGCGACCACAATCCCTCCAAATTCCCATTACCACAGCGACCCCAATCCCTCCAAATTCTCTTCCCACCCCAACTACAATCCCTCCTGATTTCCTTCCCACCGTGACCACAATCCCTCCAAATTCCCATTCCCACAGCGACCCCAATCCCTCTAAATTCTCTTCCCACCGCGACCACAATCCCTCCAGATTTCCTTTCCGCAGTGACCACAATCCCTCCAAATTCCTTTCACACAGCAATCACAATCCCTCCAAATACTCTTCCCAAAGCGACCATAATCCCTCCAAATTTCCTTCCCACAGCGACCAGAGTTCCCCCAAATTCCCTTTCCCACCGCGACCACTGTCCCTCCAAAATCCCATCCCACAGCATCCACAATCCCTCCAAATTCCCTTTCCATTGCGACCACAATCCCTCCAAATTCCCTTCTCACTGTGA